The sequence below is a genomic window from Spiroplasma gladiatoris.
GAGGACGTGAAAAACAAGATTTAGGAGATTTATTATTTGAAGGAAAAGACTTAACTCCAATTCCAAGTAATAAACGCCAAATTAACACAATTTTTCAAAATTATGCTTTGTTTCCACATTATGATGTGTATGATAACATTGCATACGGTTTAAGAATTAAAAAAACTAAAGAAGATCTAATAGAACAAGAAGTTATGAGATACATTAAAAAGTTCTCTTTAGAAGGACATGAAACAAAAAGAGTTCATGAATTGAGTGGAGGGCAAAAGCAACGTGTTGCAATTGCAAGAGCTTTAGTTTTGAAACCAAGAATATTACTTTTAGATGAACCAATGTCAGCTTTAGATGTTCAATTAAGAAAAAAAATGCAAGCTGAGCTAAAAGAATTACAAGAAGAAATTGGAATTACATTTATTTTAGTAACTCACGATCAAGAAGAAGCTTTAACTTTAAGTGATAGAGTTGTTGTTATGAATGACGGAAACATCCAACAGATAGGAACTCCAGAAGAAATTTATAATGAGCCAGAAAATAGATGAGTAGCAAACTTTATTGGAGTTTCAAATTTAATTAATGATGGAATGATGGTAAAAGACAATCTTGTAAAATTTGACGGAAAAGAATTTGAGTGTGTTGATAAAGGATATGGTGAAAATCAATCAAATATCGATATAGTATTAAGACCTGAAGATATTAAAATCGGAAAACCTGGGAAAGGATTTTATGATGGCGTTGTAGAAAACGTAACATTTAAAGGTGTTCATTATGAAATATTAGTTGAAGGTGAATTTAGAAAATATAAAATTCACACAACTGAATTCCATGATTTTGACTCAAAAGTTTCAATTAGTTGATCACCAAGCGATATCCATGTAATGTGAAAAGAGATTGATGAATAATCTAGATAAAAACGAAGCTTTATTAGAAGAAAACGAAGCTTTAGATAATAACGAAAACAAAGACAATTTGGATGTCGAAACAGAATTAGAGGCAATCGAAAACATTGAAGCTATCGGAGAATCAGAATTTGTATATCAAAAACCTCCATTAAAAGAAAGAATTGAAAATTTTAAAGTAGTAAAAACTTTAAGAGGGAAAATATGACCAATATTAGTACCATTCTTTTTTGTTATGAGCTTTTTAGTTGTATTGCCTTTAATTGGAATAATTTTATTTGCAATTATTGAACCTTCAGGAAATAGTATAAAATTCAAAGCAAACTTTGAAAACTTTATTAAATTTTTTGCATCAGAAAACATAATGATTGTTTTAGGACTTTCACTTTTGTATGCATTTGCAGCAAGTATTATTTGTGTAACAATGGCCTATCCAGTAGCACTTGTTTTATCACAATTAAAAAATAAATTATTAGCAAAAAATATGTGAGTTCTAGTTACTTTACCTATTTGAATTAGTATGATTTTAAAAATATTAGGTTTAAATAGCTTATTAGAAGTAGTAGGATCATCATTTTTAGGAACGCCAGGAGCAATTGTATTAGGAATGGTTTATATGTTTTTACCATTTGCAATATCTCCAATTTATAACGCATTAGAAAATCAAGATCCAAGCTATTATGCAGCAGCACTTGATTTAAAAGCAAGTAAGTTTAAAGCGTTTTGACATATAACATTTAGACAATCATTACCAGGAGTATTTGCAGGATTTACATTAGTAATTGTACAAGCTTCAACTTCTCTATTGATTGTTCGTTATATGGGAGATGGAAAAATCAGTTTAATAACTTCAATTATTGAAAATTACTTTTTCAAAGGAACTGATTTTGGGTTTGGAGCAGCGGTTGCTGTTATTCTAGCGTTATTATTATTTGCAATTATGGGGTTAATGAAATTAATCTCTAATAAATTTGAAGTAAGGGGGTCAAGAAAATGAAAAAACTCTTCAAATCAAGTTACTTCGCTTTAATTTTATTATTCATTTATATTCCCATTTTTGTAATGATATTATTTTCTTTTAACTCAGGAAATAGTGTTAGTGAATGAAATGGATTTAGTTCAAAATGATATAAAACATTTTTAGAAAACTCACCATTTGTTAAATCGATAATAGTTTCATTATTTGTAGCAGTTGTTTCAACAATTATTTCAATAGTAATTGGAGTAATGGCTGTAATTGGTTTATCAAAAATGAAAATAAAAACTTCAAATCGTTGAGTTAGAATAGCAAATATTCCATTAGTAAATGCAGATGTAATTACAGCTGTTGGATTAATGTTATTTTTCATATTTGCAGGATTAAAGTTTGGAATATTTTCATTAATTTGTGCACACGTTTCATTTAACGTACCATATGTTATCATTACAGTTCTACCATTTATGAATAGAATTGATAAAAACTTAATTGATGCATCAAAAGACTTAGGAGCTGCAGGAACAAAAACTGTTAGAAAAATTGTTTTACCAATTTTACTACCTTCTATAATTACTGCAACTGCTATTTGTTTTGCAATGAGTTTTGATGATTTTATTATCTCTTATTTTACAGGTGGAGATCAAACTAACGTTTCTACATTTATCTATACAGCAAAAAGAATGCAACCATACATAAATGTATTTGGAGTGTTTTTAGTTTTAGTAACAGTTTTAGTTGTTTTACTTTGAAATGGTTATCAAATCATTAACAATAAAGCAAAAACTAATAAAGAACTTATTAAAAAAGGTGATTACAAAATTAAAATGAGAAATGCTTTACAAAATAAAATTAATATTTTGCAAGCATCAATTGAAACGGAATTAAAAACAAGAAAAAGTAAAAGTGTTGTAAAGTGAACTAAATTTAAAATACTAGATTTACATTTAAAAATTAAAAGAAATAGAAGTTTTAATTCCAAAATAAGTAAGTTAGAATGAAAAGTGGCTTTACTAAATGAAGAAATAGCAGAATCAAAACGTCTAACAACAATTATTACTAAATTGAATGAAAAAAAATTACAATTACAATCAAAAATAGAAAAAATTAATAATATTAAAAAGTCTGAAAAGCTTCAAGCTGTTATTTATAAAATCGATAAAAAACTTGATAAATATCAAAAAGAAGTTGATTGAATTAAAGAAAGAGAATTAGCTGACAAACAAAAAGCGATTGAAATAGGAAATGAAATTAATGTTCTTAATAAAGAATTCTTAGTTTTAACTCAAGAAGACAAAGATTATCAATGATATAAAGACAAAATTAATAGTTTAACAAAAAAACAACAAGAATTAAATGAAGGAAGAAATATTGCAAAACTTCGTGAAACAATTCAAAAATTACAATCAATGAAAGAAAAAAGTGTTGAAAGTATCGAAAAAACTTATCAAGAGTGATTAGCTCAAAAAAAATTAGTATTAAAACAAGTTTCAATCGTTGAAAGTTTAGATAAAAAACTAAATAATCTTAAAATAGCAAATGCAAGTGATGAACAAATCAATAATTTGGTTGCTTTAAGAAATCAAAAAGTAAGTGAAGTAAAAGAATTATATAGTGCAAAAATTCAAAAATTACAAACAAAACTTAATTCTTTAAATGATGAATTAAACAAAAAAAGAGAAAAATACTTTCCAGATGTTACAGCAGAAGGTTATGTTTCAAAGAGAGCAAGTTGATTTCAAAGAAGTTGAAAACGTCTTGGTTTAGGAGTTTTATTAGTAGGTTCATTTGGACTACTAACAACAGCTTATATTAAAAACAATGTTTATGACTTAGTAATTGGAAACTGAGGAAGTTATATTGATCCAACTCTAATTACTGATTTTGAAAAAGAAAATAATGTAAAAATTAATTATCAACAATTTGATTCTAATGAAACACTATATAATAAAACTTATACATTTAGTTATGACATGATGGTACCAAGTGACTATATGGTAAAAAAATTAGCACAAGAAAATAAATTACAAAAATTAGATTGATGTAAAATTGATGTGTTACAAACACCAAAAAATGTTCAAGGACTACCAAATAGTTGTCCAAAAGATCAAAGAACCGATTTTGACGAAAACTTTGATAAAATTGATGATACTTTAGTAGAAGTTTTAAATAAAACAGTTATTGCTCCAGATGATACTCCAATCTTAAATTATGGTATTCCATGAATTTGAGGTGATGTTAGAATGGTTTGAAATTTAAATAATGATAAAGTAGTAGAATTGTTAAAAAACAAAAATATTTATGATCAAGACGAACAAAAAGAAGGTCAAGAAAACTTAGTAACTCATGAAGAAAATTTAAGTTGAGGACTTTTATGAGAAGCTGCTAATGCTGGAATGGATGTAAAAGTAAATAGTGACCCAAAAAACGTATTTATGTTTGCTTTTGAAAAACTATTTGGACAAATTATGGCAATGCCCCCATCTGAAGAAAATGGAAAATTATCTAAACAAGAACAAATTGATAAAGCTGAAGTTGAAGTAAAAAGTTTAGTTTCACACAAAAATGTTGGACTTTATGGAGATGAAATTGTTGATAAAATTGCTAAAGGAGACTTTGACGTTGCTGTTGTTTATAATGGTGATGCACTTTATTCACATACAAGTGATTATGAGTCTGAAACTGAAGATGGAGAAGAAGATCAAGAAGAACCAAATTCAGAAGAATCTGATGGAAATGAATCAACTAGTGATGATTTAAAAATTACTCATAAAATTGATGGAGGTAATCCTGATTTAAACTCAATTTCACTAATACCTGGAGGTTTAGCAGAAGATAAAGTTTCAGAAGAAAAAGGTGTAAGACAAAGCACTAATATTTGAAGTGATAATTTAGTTTTGAGTGCCGATAATAGAAATTTAGATTTATCTTATAAATTTATTAACTTTATTTTTACAAGAGAGTCACAAGAAAGAATTGTTGAAGAAACAGCTTCATCAACACCTCTAAGTTACTTAATTGAAAATCCTCCATATGAGGGAGAATTAGCAAAATGGTTTAAACCTACAAATAAGGGAGAACCTTTTGATTTAGACAAAGTATGAGATAACTACATGGTTGATAAATTTAACAATATAATAGCAACAAAAAACTAGGTAACTTGAACATCTAAAATAAAATTGACAGTAAAAAAGTACTTTTATTGTTAAAATTTTATTGAAAGGTGTTCTTTTTATATGGCCACCTTCAAAGAGATATATCAATTT
It includes:
- the potA gene encoding spermidine/putrescine ABC transporter ATP-binding protein; translation: MNKKNNILEIRNLTKSYDGKVVLKGVSFNVHEGEFITLLGPSGCGKTTTLNIIGGREKQDLGDLLFEGKDLTPIPSNKRQINTIFQNYALFPHYDVYDNIAYGLRIKKTKEDLIEQEVMRYIKKFSLEGHETKRVHELSGGQKQRVAIARALVLKPRILLLDEPMSALDVQLRKKMQAELKELQEEIGITFILVTHDQEEALTLSDRVVVMNDGNIQQIGTPEEIYNEPENRWVANFIGVSNLINDGMMVKDNLVKFDGKEFECVDKGYGENQSNIDIVLRPEDIKIGKPGKGFYDGVVENVTFKGVHYEILVEGEFRKYKIHTTEFHDFDSKVSISWSPSDIHVMWKEIDE
- the potB gene encoding spermidine/putrescine ABC transporter permease — protein: MNNLDKNEALLEENEALDNNENKDNLDVETELEAIENIEAIGESEFVYQKPPLKERIENFKVVKTLRGKIWPILVPFFFVMSFLVVLPLIGIILFAIIEPSGNSIKFKANFENFIKFFASENIMIVLGLSLLYAFAASIICVTMAYPVALVLSQLKNKLLAKNMWVLVTLPIWISMILKILGLNSLLEVVGSSFLGTPGAIVLGMVYMFLPFAISPIYNALENQDPSYYAAALDLKASKFKAFWHITFRQSLPGVFAGFTLVIVQASTSLLIVRYMGDGKISLITSIIENYFFKGTDFGFGAAVAVILALLLFAIMGLMKLISNKFEVRGSRKWKNSSNQVTSL
- the potCD gene encoding spermidine/putrescine ABC transporter permease/substrate-binding protein, which translates into the protein MKKLFKSSYFALILLFIYIPIFVMILFSFNSGNSVSEWNGFSSKWYKTFLENSPFVKSIIVSLFVAVVSTIISIVIGVMAVIGLSKMKIKTSNRWVRIANIPLVNADVITAVGLMLFFIFAGLKFGIFSLICAHVSFNVPYVIITVLPFMNRIDKNLIDASKDLGAAGTKTVRKIVLPILLPSIITATAICFAMSFDDFIISYFTGGDQTNVSTFIYTAKRMQPYINVFGVFLVLVTVLVVLLWNGYQIINNKAKTNKELIKKGDYKIKMRNALQNKINILQASIETELKTRKSKSVVKWTKFKILDLHLKIKRNRSFNSKISKLEWKVALLNEEIAESKRLTTIITKLNEKKLQLQSKIEKINNIKKSEKLQAVIYKIDKKLDKYQKEVDWIKERELADKQKAIEIGNEINVLNKEFLVLTQEDKDYQWYKDKINSLTKKQQELNEGRNIAKLRETIQKLQSMKEKSVESIEKTYQEWLAQKKLVLKQVSIVESLDKKLNNLKIANASDEQINNLVALRNQKVSEVKELYSAKIQKLQTKLNSLNDELNKKREKYFPDVTAEGYVSKRASWFQRSWKRLGLGVLLVGSFGLLTTAYIKNNVYDLVIGNWGSYIDPTLITDFEKENNVKINYQQFDSNETLYNKTYTFSYDMMVPSDYMVKKLAQENKLQKLDWCKIDVLQTPKNVQGLPNSCPKDQRTDFDENFDKIDDTLVEVLNKTVIAPDDTPILNYGIPWIWGDVRMVWNLNNDKVVELLKNKNIYDQDEQKEGQENLVTHEENLSWGLLWEAANAGMDVKVNSDPKNVFMFAFEKLFGQIMAMPPSEENGKLSKQEQIDKAEVEVKSLVSHKNVGLYGDEIVDKIAKGDFDVAVVYNGDALYSHTSDYESETEDGEEDQEEPNSEESDGNESTSDDLKITHKIDGGNPDLNSISLIPGGLAEDKVSEEKGVRQSTNIWSDNLVLSADNRNLDLSYKFINFIFTRESQERIVEETASSTPLSYLIENPPYEGELAKWFKPTNKGEPFDLDKVWDNYMVDKFNNIIATKN